AGAGGCCGCCTGCACGATGCTGTTGGCCTGAGGAGGCACCTGGTGGCCCACGATGATCTTGACTCTGCCCTCGTTGTACGGGGCCACCTGAGCGGCCTGAAGCGGCACCTGGAGGTGGCTGACGGTGATGGGGGCGCCGGGCTGGCGGCCAGGATCcatctggagctgcagcacggCCAGCTCGCCATTCTTGGAGCCGTTGTacaggctgtgctgcttcttgTGGCTGCGCAGGGAGTCCTCCCGCACGAAGGACGCGTCGCACAGGTCGCACTTAAAGGCCTTCTTGGCGTCCAGCTTGGCGACCTGCCTGGAGCCGCCCTGCTTCggcctctctccttccttcttgtCTGACAAGCGCTTGCCGCCCTTGGCCTTGTCGCCATGGGCCTTGCGGACGTGGGTGGTGAGGTTGCTGCGCTGCTTGGTGTCGAAGCTGCACAGGTCGCACTTGAAGGGGCGCTCCTTGCCGTGGATGCGCTCGTGCACCTTGAGGGCCGCCTTGGAGGAGCACGAGTAGCTGCACTCGGAGCACTTGACGGGCTGCTCGGGCTGGTGGCTGCGGATGTGGTGCCGCAGGCTGGTCTTGTTGCCGCACTGGAAGTCGCACTCGGGGCACTTGAGGGTGTTCTCCGTGCTGTGCTTGATGCGCATGTGGGATTTCAGGTTGCCCTTCATGGCGCAGCGCACCTCGCAGAACTCGCACTTGTAGGGCTTCTCCCCCGAGTGCACCCGCAGGTGCCGCTTCAAGTCCGAGTTGATCTTGAACTTGgcggggcacagctggcactggaaAGGGGCATCTCCTGCCAACAGAAGGCATGGGTTACACAGGGGACTGCAGGAGccactgctgggatggagctcctACTCTCAACACGTTCTCAAAGTCAAGAGAAATTTCACAACACAGGATTATCACCTGGTCTGGCACACTCGGATctaaaattttgcattttctgcatcTGCAGGCTGGTGTCACACTATCCATGACCACGTTAAGGTGGAGCTCTGCTAATCCCTAATCAATTCCAGTGAGGCTGTTCTAAAGCCATTAAAAAAGAATCCAAAGCAAACTTAGCAACCTAACTAAATAACtactcccttttctttcttaaatctaaaaatatagTTCTCTGAATTTTTTGCCCAAGGATGAAGTCCTTAGGTAGGCATTATTCTGAACAAGTGGAAGAATTGTGTTTTTAGGTTCTAAGACACTCTTggtgaaaggaggaaaaagaaagtgtatttagttcaagaagcatttatCCTCTTTAATAATCAAACTGCAAATGGCTGATTTATTTTAGAAGTTAATATTTTATAGAGTTTGTGAGAGCTGTATAATTTTGCATAATTTGCTTATCCAGCTACATATGTCATAGGTTTAGCTGCATATTTTTCAAATCGAGTTGTGGCCTACTGTGCTAATCCATGTATCTGTTTAATAATTGAGATACATGGTGTACTATCTGTATTAAACAGACTTTATTAATGAAGATGCACTGTTTGTTCATCTAGTTTATTTTACAGCCTCAGCTGCACACTCAGCCACTGAATTTTATCTGCTTTGCTGATGAAGGCACAGTTCATATTTCAATGACTTAATTTTCATATACAGGGTAGCACaatatatatgaaaaagaaTATAGCAAATGCTGGTTCTGTTTGTTTAAAGAGTGGCCTCCTCtgtatttctttacatttctgcCCATCCCTAACTGACACTGCCAGGATTAAGATAAAAATTTGTGTCTGACCACAGGATTATTAATTCTAAGAGTAGTTTCACTCAAATTACCAGGAAGCTGATGTTTAGTGACTAGTTCAACAAGTGAAGATGATCTTGCTCTGAGCAATGCGGATTACACTCACCTTCTAGAGGattattaatttaattccaGTAAGAAATATATTCTACATACCAGTCTAACTTTTCTCCTAAAATTGGGTGTGTGCAtgacagttttgaaaaaaagataaattttggaaaaattgaAGAAGCAGCAAAACTAAAGCTTGAGTTTTAGCATAATTCAATTGCTTAATATCTAACAGACTGAAATGCCAAAAAGAAAGGTTAGTCtaaaatcccttcccagctACTGGAATATTGAATGGCACAGAAATCTAATTTTGCTGGAATTACCAGAGAGCCATGAGCATTCCCAGGTGCTCACTCGGggctcacctgcccaggttaGATGGGCACAACCCCACCTGTGTGTGAGCACAAGCgtgcagggagctggctggagctgtgggggcAGATCTGGCACTTGAAGGGGCACTCACTGGGAACTCAGATCATCCCTTTTGGGGATCTGAACACCTACACATGAGTTAAAATCATCTCTGTGACCCTCCAGCCTTTAGAGCCATGGACATGAGTAAAGCCCCACCTGCGTGTGAGCGCAGGTGCACAGTGAGCTGGCTGGAGTTGCGGCTGGCGTAGGGGCAGATCTGGCACTTGAAGGGGCACTCATTGGGAACTCAAATCTTCCCTTTTGGGCAACCTGTCCATGACTTAAAATCATCTCTGTGACCCTCTGACCCTTCCAGAGCAGAAGCCCACCTGTGTGTGAGTGCAGGTGTACAGTgagctggctggagctgcagctggcgTAGGGGCAGATCTGGCACTTGAAAGGGCACTCACTGGGAACTCAGATCTTCCCTTTTGAGGATCTGAACACCTATACATGAGTTAAAATCATCTCTGTGACCCTCCAACCCTTAGAGCCATGGATGTGAGCACAACCCAACCTGTGTTCGAGCGCAGGTGCACGGGGAGCTGGCTGAAGCTGTGGCTGGCGTAAGAGCAGATCTGGCACTTGAAAGGGCATTCAATGGCAACTCAGATCATCCCTTTTGGGGATCTGGACACCTACACATGACTTAAAATCACCTCCATGACCCTCCAACCCTTAGAGCCATGGACATGAGTAAAGCCCCACCTGTGTGCGAGCGCAGGTGCACGGTGAGCTGGCTGGAGTTGCGGCTGGCATAGGGGCAGATCTGGCACTTGAAGGGGCGCTCGTTGGAGTGGATGCGCTGGTGCTTGTTGAGGCTGCTGCTGTCGGCCGCCGCGTACTCGCAGTGCTTGCACTTGTAGGGCTTCACGCCCGTGTGCGAGCGCATGTGCATCTTCAGCTTGTCCTTGCGGCTGAAGCACTTGCTGCACACCTCGCACTTGTGGGGCTTGTCTCCTGCAAGAGCAGCACTCACACTCAGCCCTGGGCACGCGGAGGGCGCGTGGtaaagcagaaagcacagaCTGACCACGAAAGGGAGTCGTTTGTAGGGCGTAGCTGCGACAAACAGCAGGGCCTTTGGAGCCTTCGCCCTCTGCAACTCCGAAATTGGGAGCTAAAATCATGGAACTGCTTTAATATAAAGAGCAAAGCAGGTGTGTGCACTCCCACCACACTGCACCCTGATAGACTCGTGGTGTGCAGTCAGAAGTTAGACTGTGCCTCAAATCAACCTCCAGTGCTCTCAGCTGTGCCTCACAGGGCATGTGCCCAGCAGTTCCTCAGGCACAGGCCAGGACAATGCTAGAAAGTACAGACATGCTACATCCTGTTTATAGAGACATTACTTCGTAGGAAAATGGCTTTTGTGAAAAAGCTGAAAGGAGGAAACCAACCCAAAAGCAAATATAGGAACACAAACCTGTGTGCGTTCGCCGATGACGTTCCAGATCCTTCATACCATAGGAAGTCTTGAACTGGCACCCTGAAAACAGGAGGATAAAGATCATTAAATTCAAGGAAAACctagcaaaataataaaagtacATTACCATATTCTGGACATGTTTATTTTCAACAATTcaacaattatttaaaatttactgttaacagaaatttaatttctcatcTTGTTTACTCACATCTGCTTAAAACAGTGACCAGCCCACCTGTGAACTCAGGTTTTCTAATGCTTCCCCTTAGAGGCAGCTCACTCCAGAACTGCTGCAGGTATCAAACCTCCTGTGTGCCACTAGAGGAAAGCTCTCCACACTCAAAGGGGTGCAATCCCCATCTCACCTGGGTACAGGCAGCTGAGTTTCTTCAGGGGCAGTGAGCAGGAGGATTTCTTGGACCTTGCTTTTGGTGGCGTAGagaccacagcagcagctggaggctccGTGCTCTCGCTGGGCAGGTAGGTTTGGTAGCCATGCTCAAAAACAAACTCTGGGGCAGAAactaaacacacaaaaaacttCATGCAAGAGCATTAACTTCTCtaatcagatttaaaaaaatctaattattgTCTAGTTTAATGAATTatctattctattttttttccaggaacatTTG
The genomic region above belongs to Camarhynchus parvulus chromosome 20, STF_HiC, whole genome shotgun sequence and contains:
- the ZFP64 gene encoding LOW QUALITY PROTEIN: zinc finger protein 64 (The sequence of the model RefSeq protein was modified relative to this genomic sequence to represent the inferred CDS: deleted 2 bases in 1 codon); this encodes MNRGGAGAAPAFPGPVQFPGSTTVLVELTPDIHICGICKQQFNNLDAFVGHKQSGCQLTGATAGATSTVQFVSEETVPSTQAQSTSRTIASETQTITVSAPEFVFEHGYQTYLPSESTEPPAAAVVSTPPKARSKKSSCSLPLKKLSCLYPGCQFKTSYGMKDLERHRRTHTGDKPHKCEVCSKCFSRKDKLKMHMRSHTGVKPYKCKHCEYAAADSSSLNKHQRIHSNERPFKCQICPYASRNSSQLTVHLRSHTGDAPFQCQLCPAKFKINSDLKRHLRVHSGEKPYKCEFCEVRCAMKGNLKSHMRIKHSTENTLKCPECDFQCGNKTSLRHHIRSHQPEQPVKCSECSYSCSSKAALKVHERIHGKERPFKCDLCSFDTKQRSNLTTHVRKAHGDKAKGGKRLSDKKEGERPKQGGSRQVAKLDAKKAFKCDLCDASFVREDSLRSHKKQHSLYNGSKNGELAVLQLQMDPGRQPGAPITVSHLQVPLQAAQVAPYNEGRVKIIVGHQVPPQANSIVQAASVNVVPPGLLGAGQEEVLGGGRLQLLGQVSVLAPAAGSAGDAGRAAVLLTAHEQGEAGALHQALLPAAAPGHEPPAGQAFIAGSGISCSDLEGLNALIQDGATEVTVVSDGGQSITVSTAAPPPPIFSSSSHSEGPKQSYSIIQSGAHTALLCPADSIPD